GGAACAAGATGCACCTGTTCAGGGGCCTAGCCAAGGCCCTCAGGGAGGCataaaaaaagttattttttattttctctcaggCTTTAAAGTTGGATATCTTTAGTGACTCTCATCTGCTGtatgcctctttctctctctttctctctcaacccAGTTatctcgctcgctctcactgCGGCAAACTGCTCACTTAGCCCAGCCTGGCATGACGGAGAGCTCCTCCTATTTCATATTTTCCCACTTGGTGGTATTTTCATCATGAGTCACGGTAGGCTTGAGGTGCCATGAGGTGTTTACTGGTGGCCAagcatcttcacacacagaggatatgGGCGTATGTGTCATAAATTGGGGGGAAGGGgtggtatgttgtgtgtgtgtatgtatgcatatgtatgtatgtgtgtgtgtgtgtgtgtgttagtgtgagtgtgtgtgggcgtatgcgtatgtgtgtgaataattaaaatgaattattatttacatgGCTGACATCTAGCTTTGCACACGTTCCTGTCAAGATTCCACAGCAGGTCTCTCTGGATTTCTAAAACCTgtcaagtatgtttgtgtgtgtgtgtgtgcgtgcgtgcgtgagtgtgcgtgtgtgtatgtgagtcaaGGAAAGTACACTAACTGATTGTAACACCATTAACAAGGCCACCTACTGAATCTGGGTTCTGCTATCTTTCTTTCCCATTatgtaaagaaaacaaatgaaaagctTACAAATCATTACATGGTGCAATCAATTCATTGCCCATGGAGAATCTGGTGTATTAAGTGTATGAAATGAAGTCAGCATCATTATGATAAAACTTACAAATTGCTTTGATAAAACCAAGAAACTCAGCCAAAAACTGTGGGCTCGTGATGGGCTCTGGTGCTTTAGAGATGGATAATTAAAGAGGCACAAACTGAGATCAGAAGGAAGAAAGTGTATAAATTATAGTCATGGAAACAGGGAGGTCAGAAAAAGGGGTAAGTGAGAACGCAAGAAGACACAGAAAATACGATGCTCTAAAACATCAAAGTAATTACCTTTTCTACTGGAGAGAAAACATTTTCACACTACTATTCTTAAGAGCAAGCTAgtgaaaaaaacatatttttcaacGTGGGAAAATTTCTACATCTTAAATTTTAAATCAGTAAAACTAGACATAACCCAGGACAAAATAGTTCACTGTTTCTAAGGTCATGAATCACAGCATATTGTACCGGTTCACCAGTGTGCATATCGCATGGTAATCCAGTTGGTATACAGACGATATAAAACCCCGTTCCTTCACAACATTATACAAGCACTAGCGGTAATAAACAAACAGGCGGTCCTCCCCATCCCCATATCTATGAGTCAGTAATCTGGATAATGCCTTTATTGCTTCGCTATGGTTGAGGTGACAGCAGTATCAGTACATTCAACTGTATCTTTGTTTAAGAAGCAGCCACTGAGCTGGCTGATGGATGTCTAGTGGGAAAAaagaaagcacaaacacacatcaggcttgatctgaaaaatgaaaacaaatcacaGATATCACACATCGTTGCATTCCTACAGGCTGCCTGTTCTTGCAGTGAATCAAATGCATATTACAAGCTATTATGAGTGAGAGGGCCATTTGGAGTAGTGGGCCCTCCCTTACACGTGTGTCTTAGCTACTCAGTCAAGTGGATGTGACAAAGAGCATGCAGGGTGTATTTCAAGAATGAATCATCAACCCAAGTGAGGCCGCAGCTGACAAGGGTCCATGTGAATTTAATTGAAGCCAGCTTTGTTTGCCTCAGCCACAACAGAAATCTGCACagtctaacccccccccccccccccccccccccccccgaccaaaggaaaaaaacaaaattcATTGGGGTGAGATGCACATTCCATTTCCTGTATGTCAACATATTCCTTGGAAAAGCCCTAAAGTTACTAAAAAAGACTTTGTTGGCTCATACAAACTGATTTGACTTGCAAATGTCTTTTCATTGATGTCAGAGACGCAGATGCAcataggtgcacacacacacacacacacgcacacgcacacccgcacccacacacacacacccgcacacacacacacacacacacacacacacacacgcacaccctatCCTTCCATGTGACTATCAGTCGTCTAAGATGAGAGCTTGCTACCTTAATGATGCTTCTTGAGCCGGTGAAGCACCGGTAAGGGTGCAATAATGGGGAGCTGTAACACGATTGCACACTTTCCCCATAAACCTCCAGggtaaggcaaggcaaggcagcgccgagccgagccgagccgagccgaggaggagagaaaacaagggagcaggaggagtggGATTTCCACTCACcgatgactcacacacacacacacacacacactccctccgaTTAAAATACCTTAAATGAGATTTGCACCCCTGCATTCAGTGAGCTTCATTCAGACATCACAGGCTTCcgcccgcccccacacctccaccTGCTCTTGGCGAGGCAACACCTCCGTGCCCCTGCTTCAATTGATCCGCACAGATACTAATGATATGTGCTGTCAATATGGTGTGTTGTttcacctcctccactcccacTGTCGAGCCCCTACATGCTAGCTTATCGCTCATGTCTTTGTAGAGAAGAGACATGGGAAGGGATTCAAACTATTGATTGATGTTTTCAAAACTCTGTTTTCAAAAGGAATTATTTGGACGTTCCATTGCTATTCCCTGTTAACATCTAAGACATCTGGAGAGATTAGACTGATTAAAGCCAAATGGGTATATATATTTCACTGAGAATCACACTGTATGAGTAAGGACGTTTCCCAGGGATTTATGATGGCCAGTACTGGTTTGAAGGGTAGAATGCCTTTTAactcttcaaagatttgttttgtcttctgCAGAGGTTACTTTCTAATACAGAATTATCGGCTCTACTGTTTATGAGGATTGACCTTAATTACAAGAAATGGACAAACTTGGACAGCGTTCTGATGTAAATTCAATGCCATAGCTCTGCTGCTCCTAAATACATCTGACATGTAACTGTTTATGAAATTCAGCTAGCATCCACAGTATTGGCAACATCCTCACACTGCTCCTTACAATTTCTCGACGAGTGCTTTGTGGACTGTTGTAATCAGGTCAAGCTTCCACACATTCAGGCTATTTAGACAATACCTAGAAGAGTCACTGAAATGGGAGTACTTTTGTTTCAACATGTTGCTCAAGTGCCCTTTGCTCTGAAATGAAGACAGCTGTTGAGTAAACGTGGCATAAGGACTTAGTTCTGGCTTCTCTGACTGTATCACAATAAGATTCTTGTGAACTACCCCACACGACATAGTTAGACTGGGAAATCAGACAATAACAAAAAGATCCATTCTGAAACCTTGTTAAAAAACGCTCCCAACAACGCGTAAAAAATGCTACTTGCTGTCATCTCAAAACTTGTCATAAattcaacaacaaaacaatggaCTTACAGGATAGAAAGCCCTGGAATGTTTCGTGCGAGACATGCTTTTCAGCTACCTGTTCTGCCAGCCTTGTAGCAAATTCGTGTATTTATTCAGGACCCCCTCCAAGTGCCGCGGACGCTGGGACGAGTCGCAGCTGTTCCCCGGTGCAGCAGCCCTCACTACAGCTGATCCTGGATTCTGCGAGCCGCCTCGCTCCAGCTTCCTTGCGGTATCCCCACGTTCAAAAGGTGAGTTCGTTTTATTTGCTGGAGATGATGGATGCGACCTACTGAACGCCATggtttgtaaaatattttaaaacaagAACAACAGTTATTAGATGTGGAGCGATATGTGCAATTCGATCAAGTTAAAGTCCGTAAAGCTGTATCAGTATTTTCCAGAGACTCATCTAAGCGCACAGGATTCCTTGATGCAGCATAGTGCCTTTCTTtttaagggggtgggggggttctgCTGGGAATCACCCTGTGGTCACTCCCTCCGCCCCTTCACcaactgcacactgcacacagcacCACACGCAGCGTGTTCTTCATGCTTCAATTCGTTCTCCTGAAAACATAGCCTACCTGAAGTGACCACCGATTATGGCCAAACGTTGTTAAGGGTCTAGTAATAACACTATCCCATTCAGTGATTTAGGCTATGTTACTTGTTGACGACAGTATGTAGGCATGCAGGCACTATTCTGAAAGAATATAAATTATTAAAACATCTCACATATTCTTTATTAGATTTGCATTGGGATTTTTGGGGCGTGAAAATGGCTTCTAATTTGTACTGCTTTTTACTTTCTCGTGTAAATATATTACATAAAGTAAgatatgcatgtttatgtgcCTATGTGACCAAATGATAATTGATGGTTGTTAGAAATGCCCATCCTATGATTGCGCTACATCCTAAAAGTATTTTCATCCCAAAACTACACTACCCAGCATCCTCTAGTGCGACAAAACCTGATGACGCTATCATCCATGGTCTTGTGAAAGCTCCTCTCGGTATTATCCTTCAGCCTGTCCACATGGTTGAGAGTCTTACATTATTTCTTGCAAGACTTAATAGACAGCCTGTTGTACACTTATACTGCGATAGTGTGAGTTTGCATCAGTAAAAGCAAGAGTTGTACAAATCGAATTGCGGCTTGTATTTGTCATGGCTGTACCTTTGAAAGTATGCATCGTTGGCTCAGGAAACTGGTAAGTTATTGCAGCAATTCATGAAGTAGAAGTGTATTGCGTTGTAGTGTTTTAGCTTGGCAACTATCTGTTAAGTTACTTTGTGCATTCATGCATTTGGTTAAGTTTCGCATTGTGCCATTAGTGCCCAATAAAGCAACTTATGGGGAAGGTGAGACTGAGTTGCTATTGAAGCCTCATCTGTGCAATGCTTGTTAAGAAATCAGCACTGTGTTTAATTTTGCCACCTTCATTGCATTCATATTGAGTGTCTGAAGCGACAAATGGGGCACAAGGCATGCTAACAGAAGATACGGTCATGTAGTGGGGCAGTTTGGCATAACTATTGTGCATTGTGTGATAAAAGCATCACATTtggcagaaaaacaaacaaaggggTTCTATTAAGATGTTGAACTAGAGGTGGTTCAAAAAGGACCCCAGGGGACAATTTTTCAAAATGGCTGCAAGATGAGATTTTATCGTATATTATGTGGTGatataaaaaatacataataaCATAAGTAGATATTTAAACACATCCTAAATCAAAAGAAACCAAGGGCCTACACTGATGATAAAGGGGCATCCACCCTTATTTTATTGTCTGTGTTAATGGGTCTGGAATATCAAATGAAGTCAATAGAGACACTTGAAGAGGTAAAAACTAAAGTAAAAGAAAACGTGAATGTTAAATGAATTGGAAAGTGTTTTGCTCGTGGTGTAATTTATCTATGCTAAGTGAGTTGACTTAGACCATTGTAGGTTTCTCTATTAGTGGCTATAGCAACGATAATTCCACAGTTGAACATCAACTTCTTAACCTGGTGTTTATGGTGGGCTACATGTGACCCTTTAATTAATTGTTACAACTGGTAATGGCGTACATTCTTCTCTGATAAAGTGCAAATGTTTTAGATGTGGTACTCATGCCATAATATAAGTtccttaaagcaacagtaagaAGTTTCTGTCTAAAACTGGCACGCTGACTAGCTAAAAGCCAACAGACAACAGCACAATTAGCACCCATAAATCCATATACATAACTGAtgcttttttttgccaaatCACGCACACCTCCCATGtccgaggttgtgagtttgaGTCTGGTGTGGAACTGTGTTTGTACACAATGCAGGTTGCATGTGACCATATTAATATAGGATAATATCTCATCTCAGCCCTGGGCGCCTATCTGAAGTACCTCCATTTCTAAATCTGATTAGAAGGTGTTCTGCCAAATTTGATGTATTGATGTATATTTATCATAAAATGAACATTTGGTATGGCAATTTGAGTTTAACTACCCCACTAATGGTAGGCttattgcttatttattttgcaCAGGGGCTCTGCCATTGCCAGGATAATTGGCAACAATGCAAACTTGCTCCCGCGTTTTGCCAGCACTGTCAATATGTGGGTGTTTGAGGAAAACATCAATGGCAGGAAGCTGACAGATATCatcaacactgaacatgaaaatgTCAAATACCTCCCTGGATACAAACTACCAGAAAATGTGGTAAGATTCAGTGTGATGGGTCATCTACGCAAACCTCATCTGTCACTGATGCGCTGAGCGTTATTATAACGCCCAGATAACTGTATCTATTCGGCTACCTAGAATCACTTGGAGTTGTGATTATGTACTTAGTGTATTTGGAAGAGCtacagtgtgttttaaatggcAGAAAACGTAATGATGTTTCCTAAACAAACTTCGgtacagctgtcactcaccccGCTTCTAGCATTCTAAGACGTGCCATACCTGTCCGCCACATTGCACGCTCTGGCATACCCAAgcatcccacctcctccccattcgCCTCCATTTCACTAGTGGCTCTAAGCGCACTTTACCCTTATCCACAGGGGGTGTCAGCGGACGCTATAGGCATCCCTGGACCAAGACAAGCTATCGCGCCAGACATGccaacaagcaaaaaaaaaaaaaactattgagcatattaaaacaaaaaaaacagtgataTTTTTTCTTACTGCTAACATGCAAACTCTAACTTCAAGAGAGTCTCATCTTTGCTACATTCACAGTTAACCTACATCCAGCATTGCACCCTTTTACCAGTTGCATACCCTGCTTTCAAGGTCATGAATAAAGTGCACCACTGTTGGTTCCTTGGTCTGGGCTAGGTGGCTGTTCCCCAGCTGAGAGATGCTGCTGAGGGGGCCGATCTGCTGGTGTTCGTGGTCCCGCACCAGTTCATCCGTAGGCTTTGCGACGAGATGATgggctgtgtgtctgagaaggCCCGAGGAATCACACTCATCAAGGTAGGACTCAAGGAAAAGCCAGCAGGCCGTTGCCTCAATAGATAGCACTGGATGCCTGGCCTTAGCATCCTATTTGAAGACTACCCTGATTGCATATGATTGAGCACTGCAAGAACGTAATTCTGTGCTTGCGAAAGCAGACTTTCAGCATTTGGGAAGGAAATGTTTGCCACACAGGAACTGCCTGAAGTCACGCAGGCCTGAATCGGTCAGTGATCTCAGCTGGGGGTGTGGAGAGAGTTCGATGAAAGGTTTCATGTGTGGCGGAAAAAAAGCAGTCCTTTTTAAACCCATTATGTAACCATTGGCAGAGGCAAGCTCTGATCTGGTCGTTCTGGGAAAGAGCACTGCTGTAATCAGACTAGCCAGACACGGCCACACAGATGACGGCAAAGAGAAAacgcttttttgtttgttttcataaatTACACAGAAAGATGACAGAGGAGGTCTGGTCGGCGCAGGGATGAGATGACACCTCTAGATGGGGTCATTTTGGAGGGGCTTGGTTTGCGGTCACATCAAAGGGATGCAGCTCCACTTAAGGTTACACTGTGGATCATGGACACCGGGTCCTTTTCATCCAACACAAATGAGCCACTTTAATGGGGAACAATTTTATAAACACTTATATCTTGGTTCCTATAGCACAGGTAATATATGAATGATTGGTCTTTGTTCAGACTTATCTTTTATTCTCACTGTTTTATGGCATACATTAGTACTGTATTTAATTCTAGGGTCTCAAGTACTGAGTGCAAGGTATGAATGGAATTGAATGGAAATGAATTAAACGTTGTGAAAAGCCTCTAAAATGTAAGCCTAAAAAACGTACCTACTGAATATATTTTACAAGCTCCCACAAAGGACATTTTCAACAACGAAAGACagcatgttttcttttcctgtcaTTACAATTATCTTGGCTTACAAAAGTGTGCACTTTCCGTCTGTATCCTCGATGTCTCCAAAAGGTCTATAGTATGAGCTTATCTTGCCCCAATGTTTCCATGTGTAATTAGTTTATCTGCCCCAAACGTTTAGGTCTGGTATAATGGAGTTTCTCCAGCCCTGAAGTTTCCATATCTAGTGCAGCACGCTCAGCTGACCTGTGTCCTGGTGCTGACTTCGACAGCTGCTCCCACTGATCTGCAGCATAGCACAGCAGGCCTCCCATTTCTGTCCAGTGCCATGTGAAAATATTTTCAGCGCCATGTTTGCTGTTCTCGTCCTCGTGTGCCTCCCCATCTGTGCATGCGACTCATATTCAGATGACAGCAGGGGCTATGGAATGTCTGTGGGTATACTGCCCCACTTTTTTTCCGTTCTGTTTACCGTCAGGAGAAACCGTCCGCCATATGTGTGGGTGAACCTTTTTAGGAGAGGAGACCCATCTGGTGGTTCTGTGACAAGTCATTTATAGACGGAAGGGTGTCATTggttttctctcattttcttgaGACACTTTTATTTCCCATTGTGTGTcggtttttctttccttttgtttgttttatgggCCATTAAACGGCTTGAGGCTTCAAGGCACTTCTTGCGGTTGAGGGTTTAAAGCGTGACGGAAGATATTTTTCCTCAGTTTTTCAAATTCCAAGGTTTCTCtagtctctctcattctctcaatcAATTGCTACTTCCTCTACTACAGGGTGTAGATGAAGGACCTGAGGGTCTCAAGCTGATATCCGACATCATCAGGGAGAAGATGGGTATTGATATGAGTGTGCTGATGGGGGCAAACATTGCCAATGAGGTGGCGGCTGAGAAGTTCTGTGAAACAACTATAGGTGAGCACTTTGTCCATAAACCCAGCAGCAGTCTACTTCATTTTATATTTATCGACGTGTCAGGACTGTTCAATAGCACTGGGGGTCCGTAACAAAATTTGACTCTGTTCTTATTGCCATGTAGGGTCCAAGATCATGGAGAACGGGCAGCTGTTCAAAGAGCTTCTCCAGACCCCTAATTTCCGCATTACAGTGGTGGAAGATGCAGATACGGTTGAGCTGTGTGGGGCCCTGAAGGTAACTAGTAACATTGTCACCCCATCATCTAACCTTCACTGAATGCATCCTGTACTCATTCTTACTCTTTGTCAGATTCATAGAATTACTTTGTCACCTCCTGAGAACAAATCCGTAGCCATGTGTCCT
The DNA window shown above is from Clupea harengus chromosome 11, Ch_v2.0.2, whole genome shotgun sequence and carries:
- the gpd1l gene encoding glycerol-3-phosphate dehydrogenase 1-like protein, encoding MAVPLKVCIVGSGNWGSAIARIIGNNANLLPRFASTVNMWVFEENINGRKLTDIINTEHENVKYLPGYKLPENVVAVPQLRDAAEGADLLVFVVPHQFIRRLCDEMMGCVSEKARGITLIKGVDEGPEGLKLISDIIREKMGIDMSVLMGANIANEVAAEKFCETTIGSKIMENGQLFKELLQTPNFRITVVEDADTVELCGALKNIVAVGAGFCDGLQCGDNTKAAVIRLGLMEMIAFAKLFSKDDAVSSATFLESCGVADLITTCYGGRNRKVAEAFARTGKSIEELEKEMLNGQKLQGPLTSAEVYHILKQKELVEKFPLFTAVYKICFEGKPVQEMITCLQSHPEHM